A window of the Brassica napus cultivar Da-Ae chromosome A2, Da-Ae, whole genome shotgun sequence genome harbors these coding sequences:
- the LOC106413969 gene encoding exocyst complex component EXO70A1-like produces MNLFNIILRLHIAEQIFSFPKNISATQFNSLLRSKMGVAQAMEALTERAGLMKESLQKSQTITDNMVGILGSFDHRLSALETAMRPTQIRTHSIRRAHENIDKALKQAELILDQFDLSKKAEAKILRGPHEDLESYLEAIDQLRGTIKFFSNNKMFKSTATGVIGHAHNLLSKALSKLEDEFRQILQNYSKPMEPDRLFECLPSNLRPSTDGEGGGGKSHDPHQKSLENAIFTVPTVIPPRVLPLLHDLAQQMVQAGHQQQLFKTYRDTRAAVLEQSLKKLGVERLSKDDVQRMQWEVLEAKIGNWIHYMRISVKLLFAAEKKICDQILDGVESLRDQCFGEVTANSVAILLSFGEAIAKSKRSPEKLFVLLDMYEIMRELKPEIELVFGSQPCTEMKDSALNLTKRLAQTAQETFADFEEAVEKDATKTAVMDGTVHPLTSYVINYVKFLFDYQSTLRLLFQEFDSKDPDSELGAVTTRIMHALQNNLDGKSKQYKDAALTQLFLMNNVHYIVRSVRRSEAKDLLGDDWVQIHRRIVQQHANQYKRVSWAKILQCLTVQSSGSGPVENSNISRASVKDRFKTFNSQFEELHQRQCQWTVPDSELRESLRLAVAEVLLPAFRSFLKRFGPMIESGKNPQKYIRFTPEDLERMLNEFFEGKTWSEPKR; encoded by the exons ATGAACCTCTTTAATATCATTCTTCGGCTTCACATCGCAGAACAAATTTTCAGTTTCCCTAAAAACATTTCTGCAACGCAATTCAATTCCCTTCTTCGATCCAAAATGGGGGTGGCTCAGGCGATGGAAGCCCTAACGGAGCGAGCAGGTCTGATGAAGGAGTCTCTACAGAAAAGCCAAACCATCACCGACAACATGGTCGGTATCCTCGGCTCTTTCGACCACCGTCTCTCCGCTCTTGAGACCGCCATGCGTCCCACTCAG ATAAGAACGCATTCAATAAGGAGAGCTCATGAGAATATAGACAAGGCATTGAAACAAGCTGAGCTTATATTGGATCAGTTTGATCTCAGTAAAAAG GCTGAAGCTAAAATATTGAGAGGGCCACACGAGGATCTTGAAAGCTACCTGGAAGCAATTGATCAACTGAGAGGCACTATCAAGTTTTTCAGCAACAACAAGATGTTTAAGAGTACTGCAACTGGAGTTATTGGTCATGCTCACAATTTGCTCTCTAAAGCTCTATCAAAGCTAGAGGATGAGTTCAGACAGATACTGCAGAACTACAG CAAGCCAATGGAACCTGATCGCCTGTTCGAATGTCTTCCAAGCAATCTTCGACCATCGACAGACGGTGAAGGTGGTGGCGGTAAGAGCCATGATCCGCATCAAAAAAGCTTAGAAAACGCTATTTTCACAGTCCCAACAGTCATTCCCCCGAGGGTTCTTCCTCTGCTTCATGATTTGGCCCAACAAATGGTTCAAGCTGGTCATCAGCAACAACTTTTCAAAACTTACAG AGATACGCGTGCGGCAGTTTTGGAGCAGAGCCTAAAGAAGTTAGGTGTGGAGAGGCTTAGCAAAGATGATGTTCAGAGAATGCAATGGGAGGTCTTAGAGGCCAAGATTGGGAATTGGATTCATTACATGCGAATatct GTGAAACTGTTATTTGCTGCGGAAAAGAAAATCTGCGACCAAATACTAGACGGTGTTGAGTCACTGAGGGACCAATGTTTTGGTGAAGTTACTGCTAATAGTGTAGCTATCCTTCTTAGCTTCGGGGAGGCTATCGCTAAAAGCAAGAGATCACCCGAGAAACTGTTTGTTTTGTTAGATATGTATGAAATAATGAGAGAGCTTAAACCCGAG attGAGTTGGTCTTTGGAAGCCAACCTTGTACCGAGATGAAAGACTCTGCGCTGAATCTGACAAAACGATTAGCTCAGACAGCGCAAGAAACATTTGCTGATTTCGAAGAAGCGGTCGAGAAGGATGCTACTAAAACCGCGGTTATGGATGGAACAGTGCATCCGCTTACTAGCTACGTTATAAACTATGTCAAGTTCTTGTTCGA TTACCAATCGACGTTGAGGCTGCTTTTTCAAGAGTTTGACAGCAAAGATCCTGATTCAGAGCTTGGAGCTGTGACAACAAGGATCATGCATGCTTTACAGAACAATTTGGATGGTAAATCAAAGCAGTACAAAGATGCAGCATTAACTCAACTCTTCTTGATGAACAATGTTCACTACATAGTGAGATCTGTCAGGAG GTCGGAAGCAAAGGATTTGTTGGGTGATGATTGGGTTCAAATACATAGAAGAATCGTACAGCAACACGCAAATCAGTATAAGAGAGTTTCATGGGCAAAG ATTTTGCAATGTCTAACGGTTCAGTCTAGTGGGAGCGGTCCGGTAGAGAACTCAAATATATCGAGAGCATCAGTGAAAGACAGATTCAAGACTTTCAATTCTCAGTTTGAAGAACTTCACCAACGACAATGCCAATGGACTGTTCCGGACAGTGAACTGCGTGAATCTCTCAGGCTTGCTGTTGCGGAAGTTCTTTTGCCTGCGTTCAGATCATTTCTCAAACGTTTTGG GCCCATGATAGAAAGTGGTAAGAATCCACAGAAGTACATAAGGTTCACTCCTGAAGATCTTGAGCGAATGCTTAACGAGTTCTTTGAAGGCAAGACTTGGAGTGAGCCCAAGAGATAA